The proteins below are encoded in one region of Colletotrichum lupini chromosome 5, complete sequence:
- a CDS encoding glutathione S-transferase: MAPSDEDKKIVLYHYSASPYAKRIVWYLALRGIPYVQCMQPPVLPRPDVSKLGLNYRRIPILAIGRDVYLDTRLMLRKLEQLYPSRPRLGATTPEHAAVERLFEALIIDSVFSNAINVLPTNLPMLKDPKRTWFKDREDFVGGKLSAETIERGRPNAVNEIRRTVALLETTLLADGRDWVSGTESPSLADIEAVWLPHWLASLPGALPAEHVSKEQFPKVFAWIERFQKTTSDARKAAGKVATVSGDEAAEIVVSSSYNESTTGGVDAKDLLVIAQDLEAGDEVIVWPADTGASHKDTGKLVGLDGDEVVFEVTGPKGTSVRVHAPRHGFRVEKLERYNARTGAAAKL; encoded by the exons ATGGCTCCATCCGACGAGGACAAGAAGATTGTGCTGTACCACTACTCCGCCTCGCCCTACGCGAAGCGGATCGTGTGGTACCTAGCTCTCAGAGGCATCCCCTATGTCCAGTGT ATGCAACCACCAGTCCTCCCCCGCCCAGACGTATCAAAACTAGGCCTCAACTACCGCCGCATCCCCATCCTCGCCATCGGCCGCGACGTCTACCTCGACACGCGCCTCATGCTCCGCAAGCTCGAGCAACTCTACCCTTCGCGGCCCCGCCTCGGCGCCACCACCCCCGAACACGCAGCCGTGGAGCGCCTCTTCGAAGCCCTCATCATCGACTCCGTCTTCTCCAACGCAATCAACGTCCTGCCCACGAACCTACCCATGCTCAAGGACCCCAAACGCACCTGGTTCAAGGACCGCGAGGACTTTGTCGGCGGCAAGCTCTCCGCCGAGACGATAGAGCGCGGACGGCCCAACGCCGTCAACGAGATCCGCCGCACCGTGGCGCTCCTCGAGACGACGCTGCTCGCCGACGGGCGGGACTGGGTTTCCGGCACGGAGAGCCCTTCGCTGGCGGATATCGAGGCCGTGTGGCTGCCGCATTGGTTAGCTTCTCTCCCTGGCGCGCTGCCCGCGGAGCACGTTTCCAAAGAGCAGTTTCCCAAAGTATTTGCCTGGATCGAGCGCTTCCAGAAGACGACCTCGGACGCTAGAAAGGCAGCTGGGAAGGTGGCGACGGTGTCGGGCGACGAGGCGGCGGAGATCGTCGTCTCGTCGTCGTATAACGAATCAACTACGGGAGGAGTCGACGCCAAAGACTTGCTGGTGATCGCGCAGGATCTCGAGGCGGGCGACGAGGTGATCGTCTGGCCCGCCGACACGGGCGCCTCGCACAAGGACACGGGGAAGCTCGTCGGCCTCGACGGGGATGAGGTCGTCTTCGAGGTCACCGGGCCCAAGGGTACCTCCGTGAGGGTTCACGCGCCGAGGCATGGGTTCCGGGTGGAGAAGCTGGAGAGGTATAACGCGCGCACCGGGGCGGCCGCGAAGCTGTGA